One Hordeum vulgare subsp. vulgare chromosome 4H, MorexV3_pseudomolecules_assembly, whole genome shotgun sequence DNA window includes the following coding sequences:
- the LOC123447196 gene encoding inositol hexakisphosphate and diphosphoinositol-pentakisphosphate kinase VIP2-like isoform X2: MPTGGTDVKVYTVGPGYAHAEARKSPVVDGVVMRNPDGKEVRYPVLLTPTEKQMARDVCNAFRQMVCGFDLLRCDGRSYVCDVNGWSFVKNSYKYYDDAACIMRKIFLDAKAPHLSSTIPPTLPWKSKAPDQSTEGLTRQGSGIIGTFGQSEELRCVIVVIRHGDRTPKQKVKLKVTEEKLLNLMLKYNGGKPRAETKLKSAVQLQDLLDATRQLVPPTRSGQESDSDAEDLEHIEKLRQVKAVLEEGGHFSGIYRKVQLKPLKWIKVPKHNGDGEEDRPIEALMILKYGGVLTHAGRKQAEELGRFFRNNIYPGEGTGLLRLHSTYRHDLKIYSSDEGRVQMSAAAFAKGLLDLEGQLTPILVSLVSKDSSMLDGLEDASIEMDEAKARLHEIIISNTKANNTNGSVEFPWMVDGAGLPPNASELLPKMAKLTKQVTAQVKLLAEDEDEKLALTSSFSRYDQAKALGKTTIDVARIAAGLPCGSESFLLMFARWKKLERDLYNERKDRFDITQIPDVYDSCKYDLVHNAHLNLKGLEELYKVAQLLADGVIPNEYGINPKQKLKIGSKIARRLMGKVLIDLRNTREEAICVADPSFTEDEALFLPTKELEHQQKVQVRNEDGRRSSTTSEKSMDQEDEDDRETKYRLDPKYANVKTPDRHVRTRLYFTSESHIHSLMNVLRYCNLDESLHGEDSLVCQSTLDRLHRTRELDYMSNIVLRMFENTEVPLEDEERFRIEMTFSRGADLSPLEDKTSETSPLLQEHTLPIMGPERLQEVGSCLTLDKFEKMVRPFAMPPEDFPPAAPPQVLGYFSKGAGVLERLASFWPFHKSGINSKMAEKAVNCQK; the protein is encoded by the exons ATGCCTACCGGTGGGACAGATGTGAAA GTTTACACAGTTGGCCCAGGATATGCGCATGCTGAGGCACGCAAATCACCAGTTGTTGATGGTGTTGTTATGAGGAATCCTGACGGGAAAGAA GTACGTTATCCTGTTCTTTTGACCCCTACGGAGAAACAAATGGCAAGAGATGTCTGCAATGCTTTTAGGCAGATG GTTTGTGGTTTTGATCTCTTAAGGTGTGACGGAAGATCATATGTTTGTGATGTTAATGGATGGAGCTTCGTAAAAAACTCTTACAA GTATTATGACGATGCTGCATGCATCATGCGAAAAATATTTCTTGATGCAAAAGCTCCTCATCTTTCATCAACCATTCCTCCAACCCTTCCTTGGAAATCTAAAGCACCAGATCAGTCTACTGAAGGCCTTACACGACAAGGAAGTGGGATTATTGGTACATTCGGTCAGTCAGAAGAACTACGCTGCGTCATTGTTGTGATACGCCA TGGTGATCGGACACCAAAGCAGAAGGTGAAACTGAAAGTTACAGAGGAAAAACTTCTAAATTTGATGTTGAAGTACAATGGTGGAAAGCCAAGAGCTGAG ACAAAACTGAAAAGTGCAGTACAATTACAAGACTTGCTAGATGCAACAAGACAACTTGTGCCACCAACTAG GTCAGGTCAGGAGAGTGATAGTGATGCTGAAGATTTGGAGCATATTGAAAAGCTTCGGCAAGTCAAAGCAGTACTGGAGGAG GGTGGGCATTTCTCGGGTATTTATCGGAAAGTTCAGCTAAAGCCACTTAAATGGATTAAAGTTCCAAAGCACAATGGTGACGGTGAAGAGGATCGGCCAATAGAAGCCCTGATGATTCTGAAATATGGTGGTGTACTCACTCATGCTGGCAGAAAGCAG GCAGAAGAACTGGGAAGATTTTTCAGAAACAACATTTATCCAG GGGAAGGAACAGGTTTGCTTCGCCTTCATAGCACGTACAGACACGATTTGAAAATATACAGTTCAGATGAAGGACGTGTTCAG ATGTCTGCTGCAGCATTTGCGAAAGGTCTTCTTGATTTGGAAGGACAACTAACTCCCATACTG GTCTCTCTAGTAAGTAAAGACTCTTCTATGCTAGATGGATTGGAAGATGCTAGCATTGAGATGGATGAAGCTAAG GCAAGATTGCATGAAATCATCATTTCAAATACTAAAGCAAACAATACCAATGGATCGGTGGAGTTTCCGTGGATGGTTGATGGTGCAGGATTGCCTCCAAATGCTTCTGAACTTCTTCCTAAGATG GCCAAGTTGACGAAACAAGTTACTGCACAAGTCAAGCTGCTTGCCGAAGACGAAGATGAGAAGCTTGCTCTGACAAGCTCATTTTCTAGATATGACCAAGCAAAGGCTCTTGGGAAAACAACAATTGATGTTGCTCGTATTGCTGCTGGGTTACCTTGTGGTAGTGAAAGCTTCCTCTTGATGTTTGCTCGATGGAAAAAACTTGAGAGAGATTTATATAATGAAAGAAAGGA CCGATTTGACATTACACAGATTCCAGATGTCTATGACTCATGCAA ATATGACCTCGTGCATAATGCTCATCTCAATCTTAAGGGTTTGGAGGAGCTTTACAAAGTTGCTCAA CTTCTTGCTGATGGTGTTATTCCAAATGAGTACGGGATCAAcccaaagcaaaaactaaaaattggATCAAAG ATAGCGCGCCGGTTGATGGGAAAAGTTCTAATTGATTTACGGAACACTCGTGAAGAAGCTATTTGTGTTGCTGACCCGAGTTTTACTGAAGATGAAgctttattcctaccaacaaaagaacTAGAGCACCAGCAAAAGGTTCAAGTAAGAAATGAGGATGGAAGAAGATCTAGCACCACGAGTGAAAAGTCAATGGACCAAGAAGACGAAGACGATAGAGAAACTAAATACCGCTTAGATCCTAA GTATGCAAATGTGAAGACACCGGACCGACATGTCCGCACAAGGCTTTATTTCACATCG GAATCCCATATACACTCATTGATGAATGTCCTTCGGTATTGCAACTTGGATGAGTCTCTACATGGAGAGGATAGCCTTGTCTGCCAAAGTACTCTGGACCGACTACATAGAACCAGGGAGCTTGATTATATGAGCAATATCGTGCTTAGAATGTTCGAAAATACAGAG GTTCCTTTAGAAGATGAGGAAAGGTTCCGGATCGAAATGACATTCAGTCGTGGTGCTGATCTCAGCCCTCTCGAG GACAAAACCAGTGAAACTTCTCCGTTGCTCCAGGAGCACACCCTGCCGATAATGGGCCCCGAGAGACTGCAGGAAGTTGGCTCTTGCCTGACACTGGACAAGTTTGAGAAGATGGTGCGGCCGTTTGCCATGCCTCCTGAGGACTTTCCTCCGGCTGCACCTCCACAAGTCTTGGGATACTTCTCCAAGGGCGCTGGGGTGCTTGAACGGCTGGCTAGTTTCTGGCCTTTCCACAAGAGCGGAATTAACAGCAAAATGGCTGAAAAAGCTGTGAATTGCCAGAAATGA
- the LOC123447196 gene encoding inositol hexakisphosphate and diphosphoinositol-pentakisphosphate kinase VIP2-like isoform X1, translating into MEAAAMAAEGGNGAADRVAIGVCVMEKKVFCSPMEQILERLRAFGEFEIIIFGDKVILEDPIEIWPKCDCLIAFCSSGFPLQKAQAYAALRRPFVVNELEPQYLLHDRRKVYEHLEKYGIPVPNYALVNREYPYQELDHFIEQEDFVEIHGKRFLKPFVEKPANGDDHRIMIYYPNSAGGGMKELFRKVGNRSSEFHPDVRRVRREGSYIYEEFMPTGGTDVKVYTVGPGYAHAEARKSPVVDGVVMRNPDGKEVRYPVLLTPTEKQMARDVCNAFRQMVCGFDLLRCDGRSYVCDVNGWSFVKNSYKYYDDAACIMRKIFLDAKAPHLSSTIPPTLPWKSKAPDQSTEGLTRQGSGIIGTFGQSEELRCVIVVIRHGDRTPKQKVKLKVTEEKLLNLMLKYNGGKPRAETKLKSAVQLQDLLDATRQLVPPTRSGQESDSDAEDLEHIEKLRQVKAVLEEGGHFSGIYRKVQLKPLKWIKVPKHNGDGEEDRPIEALMILKYGGVLTHAGRKQAEELGRFFRNNIYPGEGTGLLRLHSTYRHDLKIYSSDEGRVQMSAAAFAKGLLDLEGQLTPILVSLVSKDSSMLDGLEDASIEMDEAKARLHEIIISNTKANNTNGSVEFPWMVDGAGLPPNASELLPKMAKLTKQVTAQVKLLAEDEDEKLALTSSFSRYDQAKALGKTTIDVARIAAGLPCGSESFLLMFARWKKLERDLYNERKDRFDITQIPDVYDSCKYDLVHNAHLNLKGLEELYKVAQLLADGVIPNEYGINPKQKLKIGSKIARRLMGKVLIDLRNTREEAICVADPSFTEDEALFLPTKELEHQQKVQVRNEDGRRSSTTSEKSMDQEDEDDRETKYRLDPKYANVKTPDRHVRTRLYFTSESHIHSLMNVLRYCNLDESLHGEDSLVCQSTLDRLHRTRELDYMSNIVLRMFENTEVPLEDEERFRIEMTFSRGADLSPLEDKTSETSPLLQEHTLPIMGPERLQEVGSCLTLDKFEKMVRPFAMPPEDFPPAAPPQVLGYFSKGAGVLERLASFWPFHKSGINSKMAEKAVNCQK; encoded by the exons ATGGAGGCGGCGGCAATGGCGGCGGAGGGCGGTAATGGGGCCGCCGACAGGGTCGCCATTGGCGTCTgcgtcatggagaagaag GTGTTCTGCTCGCCGATGGAGCAGATTCTCGAGCGGCTCCGCGCGTTTGGAGAATTCGAG ATCATAATATTTGGAGATAAGGTTATTCTCGAGGATCCTATTGAGAT TTGGCCAAAATGTGACTGCTTGATTGCCTTCTGTTCGTCTGGGTTTCCTCTTCAGAAAGCTCAGGCTTATGCTGCTTTACGAAG ACCATTTGTAGTGAATGAACTCGAGCCGCAATACCTCCTTCATGACCGTAGAAAAGTATACGAG CATCTTGAGAAGTATGGAATTCCTGTACCGAATTATGCTCTTGTCAATAGAGAGTATCCATACCAAGAGCTAGACCACTTCATTGAGCAAGAAGATTTTGTGGAGATCCATGGCAAGCGATTTCTCAAGCCCTTTGTGGAGAAACCTGCTAATG GCGATGACCATAGAATAATGATTTATTATCCTAATTCTGCTGGTGGTGGAATGAAAGAACTATTCCGGAAG GTTGGTAACCGATCTAGTGAATTTCATCCTGATGTCAGGAGAGTTAGGCGTGAGGGATCTTACATTTATGAGGAATTCATGCCTACCGGTGGGACAGATGTGAAA GTTTACACAGTTGGCCCAGGATATGCGCATGCTGAGGCACGCAAATCACCAGTTGTTGATGGTGTTGTTATGAGGAATCCTGACGGGAAAGAA GTACGTTATCCTGTTCTTTTGACCCCTACGGAGAAACAAATGGCAAGAGATGTCTGCAATGCTTTTAGGCAGATG GTTTGTGGTTTTGATCTCTTAAGGTGTGACGGAAGATCATATGTTTGTGATGTTAATGGATGGAGCTTCGTAAAAAACTCTTACAA GTATTATGACGATGCTGCATGCATCATGCGAAAAATATTTCTTGATGCAAAAGCTCCTCATCTTTCATCAACCATTCCTCCAACCCTTCCTTGGAAATCTAAAGCACCAGATCAGTCTACTGAAGGCCTTACACGACAAGGAAGTGGGATTATTGGTACATTCGGTCAGTCAGAAGAACTACGCTGCGTCATTGTTGTGATACGCCA TGGTGATCGGACACCAAAGCAGAAGGTGAAACTGAAAGTTACAGAGGAAAAACTTCTAAATTTGATGTTGAAGTACAATGGTGGAAAGCCAAGAGCTGAG ACAAAACTGAAAAGTGCAGTACAATTACAAGACTTGCTAGATGCAACAAGACAACTTGTGCCACCAACTAG GTCAGGTCAGGAGAGTGATAGTGATGCTGAAGATTTGGAGCATATTGAAAAGCTTCGGCAAGTCAAAGCAGTACTGGAGGAG GGTGGGCATTTCTCGGGTATTTATCGGAAAGTTCAGCTAAAGCCACTTAAATGGATTAAAGTTCCAAAGCACAATGGTGACGGTGAAGAGGATCGGCCAATAGAAGCCCTGATGATTCTGAAATATGGTGGTGTACTCACTCATGCTGGCAGAAAGCAG GCAGAAGAACTGGGAAGATTTTTCAGAAACAACATTTATCCAG GGGAAGGAACAGGTTTGCTTCGCCTTCATAGCACGTACAGACACGATTTGAAAATATACAGTTCAGATGAAGGACGTGTTCAG ATGTCTGCTGCAGCATTTGCGAAAGGTCTTCTTGATTTGGAAGGACAACTAACTCCCATACTG GTCTCTCTAGTAAGTAAAGACTCTTCTATGCTAGATGGATTGGAAGATGCTAGCATTGAGATGGATGAAGCTAAG GCAAGATTGCATGAAATCATCATTTCAAATACTAAAGCAAACAATACCAATGGATCGGTGGAGTTTCCGTGGATGGTTGATGGTGCAGGATTGCCTCCAAATGCTTCTGAACTTCTTCCTAAGATG GCCAAGTTGACGAAACAAGTTACTGCACAAGTCAAGCTGCTTGCCGAAGACGAAGATGAGAAGCTTGCTCTGACAAGCTCATTTTCTAGATATGACCAAGCAAAGGCTCTTGGGAAAACAACAATTGATGTTGCTCGTATTGCTGCTGGGTTACCTTGTGGTAGTGAAAGCTTCCTCTTGATGTTTGCTCGATGGAAAAAACTTGAGAGAGATTTATATAATGAAAGAAAGGA CCGATTTGACATTACACAGATTCCAGATGTCTATGACTCATGCAA ATATGACCTCGTGCATAATGCTCATCTCAATCTTAAGGGTTTGGAGGAGCTTTACAAAGTTGCTCAA CTTCTTGCTGATGGTGTTATTCCAAATGAGTACGGGATCAAcccaaagcaaaaactaaaaattggATCAAAG ATAGCGCGCCGGTTGATGGGAAAAGTTCTAATTGATTTACGGAACACTCGTGAAGAAGCTATTTGTGTTGCTGACCCGAGTTTTACTGAAGATGAAgctttattcctaccaacaaaagaacTAGAGCACCAGCAAAAGGTTCAAGTAAGAAATGAGGATGGAAGAAGATCTAGCACCACGAGTGAAAAGTCAATGGACCAAGAAGACGAAGACGATAGAGAAACTAAATACCGCTTAGATCCTAA GTATGCAAATGTGAAGACACCGGACCGACATGTCCGCACAAGGCTTTATTTCACATCG GAATCCCATATACACTCATTGATGAATGTCCTTCGGTATTGCAACTTGGATGAGTCTCTACATGGAGAGGATAGCCTTGTCTGCCAAAGTACTCTGGACCGACTACATAGAACCAGGGAGCTTGATTATATGAGCAATATCGTGCTTAGAATGTTCGAAAATACAGAG GTTCCTTTAGAAGATGAGGAAAGGTTCCGGATCGAAATGACATTCAGTCGTGGTGCTGATCTCAGCCCTCTCGAG GACAAAACCAGTGAAACTTCTCCGTTGCTCCAGGAGCACACCCTGCCGATAATGGGCCCCGAGAGACTGCAGGAAGTTGGCTCTTGCCTGACACTGGACAAGTTTGAGAAGATGGTGCGGCCGTTTGCCATGCCTCCTGAGGACTTTCCTCCGGCTGCACCTCCACAAGTCTTGGGATACTTCTCCAAGGGCGCTGGGGTGCTTGAACGGCTGGCTAGTTTCTGGCCTTTCCACAAGAGCGGAATTAACAGCAAAATGGCTGAAAAAGCTGTGAATTGCCAGAAATGA